A stretch of Dysidea avara chromosome 5, odDysAvar1.4, whole genome shotgun sequence DNA encodes these proteins:
- the LOC136255567 gene encoding uncharacterized protein — MFGRKPLLPIDIDVEKKDTEVLLDDYNKAGDYPFDEAREVHEMVLEAAKDNIAKAQLKQKLQYDKRHFKPGCYSVGANMLVKDFNRKKRKGGKLDYKWRGPYTITKCLGRGLYSLKAADSSYEITRINGAHLKQYLSPIHYGPDSEQDSDSSLKNRDSNQSQSDNQSVNSNSVCSGKSVQGARGNHDGSYSIIHNTISQGNIGFIDQHSLSLDRSFYEVGRKDNSICSRSLMQGARGNHDGSYSIIHNTISQGNIGFIDQHGLSLDHSLYEVGRNYNEPADASSPIKPGGFLPVFFKDRKLLSPIVQFPAVCSKVSPYPKFLLSTKVLAVKHRKERNMLH, encoded by the exons ATGTTTGGAAGGAAGCCGTTGCTTCCAATTGATATTGATGTAGAAAAGAAGGATACAGAAGTACTTTTAGATGACTACAATAAAGCTGGAGATTACCCTTTCGATGAAGCAAGAGAAGTGCATGAAATGGTGCTTGAAGCAGCTAAGGATAACATAGCAAAAGCACAGCTGAAGCAGAAATTGCAATATGATAAAAGACATTTTAAACCAG GTTGTTACTCAGTTGGAGCTAACATGTTGGTAAAAGATTTTAATCGAAAGAAAAGGAAGGGAGGAAAGTTAGATTACAAGTGGAGAGGTCCCTACACCATTACCAAATGCTTGGGTCGAGGACTGTACTCTTTGAAGGCAGCAGATAGTTCATATGAGATCACTAGGATAAACGGTGCCCACCTTAAGCAGTACTTATCTCCTATACATTAT ggACCGGATTCCGAACAAGACAGTGACAGCTCTTTAAAGAATCGTGACAGTAACCAATCTCAATCTGACAATCAATCTGTAAACAGTAATTCTGTCTGCTCTGGAAAGTCAGTGCAAGGAGCTCGAGGAAACCATGATGGCTCGTATTCTATCATTCACAATACTATATCTCAAGGAAATATTGGATTTATTGACCAACACAGCCTCTCCCTAGATCGCTCTTTCTATGAAGTGGGGAGAAAGGACAATTCTATCTGCTCTAGAAGTTTAATGCAAGGAGCTCGAGGAAATCATGATGGCTCGTATTCTATCATTCACAATACTATATCTCAAGGAAATATTGGATTTATTGACCAACATGGGCTCTCACTGGATCACTCTTTGTATGAAGTGGGCAGAAATTACAATGAACCAGCAGATGCTAGCTCACCTATTAAACCAGGTGGATTTCTCCCAGTGTTCTTTAAAGATAGAAAGCTCCTATCACCTATTGTACAATTTCCAGCGGTGTGTTCTAAAG TAAGCCCATATCCAAAATTCCTGCTTTCGACAAAAGTGTTAGCTGTGAAGCATCGCAAG GAAAGGAACATGTTGCATTAA